One Myxococcales bacterium genomic region harbors:
- a CDS encoding FHA domain-containing protein, which produces MQRGAWVAGPAPREAARARVARGHGACVCLRVHLRVTGPHDRANVVLADRPLVFGRDPHCDVVLEDPGVSHRHLVVQRTPYGVEASDLGSANGVTLDGAPFRRGLVTPGHVLRIGATTITFDLRDEVVSHVAPTLVGARLGPPPAVAPPAQPPYVAPGARGPSPSAPAYVPPGPPGHAPRRRKGSVVGVLLVLVLVLGGLAVAGFLVWTKVVAGGVAQAPSGAPSGASSAAVPVGSGAAVGIEPLVFDRNPFEAE; this is translated from the coding sequence CTGCAGCGGGGCGCATGGGTTGCCGGCCCGGCGCCCCGTGAGGCCGCCCGCGCGCGCGTCGCTCGTGGGCACGGGGCGTGCGTATGCCTTCGTGTGCACCTCCGCGTCACGGGACCTCACGATCGCGCGAACGTCGTCCTCGCCGACCGCCCGCTCGTGTTCGGGCGTGATCCCCACTGCGACGTGGTGCTCGAGGACCCGGGGGTCTCGCACAGGCACCTCGTCGTGCAGCGGACGCCGTACGGCGTCGAGGCGTCCGACCTCGGGAGCGCCAACGGCGTCACGCTCGACGGCGCACCGTTTCGTCGAGGGCTCGTCACGCCTGGGCACGTGCTCCGGATCGGCGCGACCACGATCACGTTCGACCTCCGCGACGAGGTCGTGTCGCACGTCGCTCCCACGCTCGTCGGGGCGAGGCTCGGCCCGCCTCCCGCGGTCGCGCCTCCCGCGCAGCCTCCCTACGTCGCGCCCGGGGCTCGTGGGCCCTCTCCGTCGGCGCCCGCGTATGTCCCTCCTGGGCCGCCCGGTCACGCGCCACGGCGCCGAAAGGGGAGCGTCGTGGGGGTGCTGCTCGTCCTCGTCCTCGTGCTCGGTGGGCTCGCCGTCGCCGGGTTCCTCGTGTGGACGAAGGTCGTCGCGGGGGGCGTCGCCCAGGCCCCGTCGGGGGCTCCGTCCGGTGCGTCGTCCGCGGCGGTGCCGGTGGGCTCGGGGGCCGCCGTCGGCATCGAGCCGCTCGTGTTCGACCGGAACCCGTTCGAGGCCGAATGA